One genomic region from Aliarcobacter cryaerophilus ATCC 43158 encodes:
- the flgG gene encoding flagellar basal-body rod protein FlgG: MIRGLYTAATGMNAMQSQIDVTSHNIANVNTTGFKQDRAEFQDLIYETLNYTAGQTTQDTRNPTGIDVGLGVRLANIQKNFTEGDLKPTGNPLDVAIVGKGFFQITLPSGEIAYSRNGNFKLDAEGTIVNGNGYALEPQIVVPQNAKDLSIGNDGFVTARDPQTGDTIDLGQIILADFINPAGLAPLGDSLFMQTDASGDVVEGDPTTEQFGGLRQGMVESSNVKLVNEMVDLITAQRAYEANSKAITTADSMLDTVNRLKN, translated from the coding sequence ATGATTAGAGGACTTTATACAGCTGCAACTGGAATGAATGCAATGCAGAGTCAAATTGATGTAACTTCACACAATATTGCGAATGTTAATACAACTGGATTCAAACAAGATAGAGCTGAATTTCAAGATTTGATTTATGAAACTTTAAACTATACAGCTGGTCAAACTACACAAGACACTAGAAATCCAACGGGAATTGATGTTGGTCTTGGAGTTAGGCTTGCAAATATTCAAAAAAACTTTACAGAAGGTGATTTAAAGCCCACTGGAAACCCTCTTGATGTTGCAATCGTGGGAAAAGGGTTTTTTCAAATTACACTTCCTAGTGGTGAAATAGCATATAGTAGAAATGGTAACTTTAAGCTTGATGCTGAAGGAACTATTGTAAACGGAAATGGATATGCGCTTGAACCTCAAATAGTTGTTCCTCAAAATGCAAAAGACTTAAGTATTGGAAATGATGGTTTTGTAACAGCAAGAGATCCTCAAACTGGAGATACTATAGATTTAGGTCAGATTATTTTGGCAGATTTTATAAATCCAGCAGGGCTAGCTCCTTTAGGTGATTCTTTATTTATGCAAACAGATGCCAGTGGTGATGTTGTTGAAGGAGATCCAACTACAGAGCAGTTTGGTGGGTTAAGACAAGGCATGGTAGAAAGTTCAAATGTTAAACTTGTAAACGAGATGGTTGATTTAATTACAGCACAAAGAGCCTATGAAGCAAACTCAAAAGCAATTACAACTGCGGATAGTATGCTTGACACTGTAAATAGGTTAAAAAATTAA
- a CDS encoding response regulator gives MRILIVDDSSTMRRIIGNVVMQLGFSKESFDEAEDGLKAWKLLTEGHYDIILTDWNMPNMNGLELVKKVRSEGTHQKTPIIMITTEGGKGEVITALKAGVNNYIVKPFNAEVLKEKLDGVIKK, from the coding sequence ATGAGAATTCTAATAGTTGATGATAGTTCAACAATGAGAAGAATTATTGGTAATGTAGTTATGCAATTAGGATTTAGCAAAGAGAGTTTTGATGAAGCTGAAGATGGATTGAAAGCTTGGAAACTTCTTACAGAGGGGCATTACGATATTATTTTAACAGACTGGAATATGCCAAATATGAATGGTTTAGAGCTTGTTAAAAAAGTAAGAAGCGAAGGAACGCATCAAAAAACACCTATTATTATGATTACAACTGAAGGTGGTAAAGGTGAAGTTATTACAGCTTTGAAAGCAGGAGTTAATAACTACATTGTAAAACCTTTTAATGCAGAAGTTTTAAAAGAGAAACTAGATGGTGTTATTAAAAAATAG
- a CDS encoding flagellar hook-basal body protein: MNQGVYPLTASMVNQINRLDQISNNLANADTFGFKQEGTSETTFNWYLQRMQEEQQNPLVESITINNIPKIDTRYTDPLMGPMKMTGNPLDFALNAPDSFFKIQNENGDIVYTRDGSFKNLDGFLVDGNGNNVLNADNEAIVVEDGFELQIGVAKTSFKNLEKIGDNTYKALALDDVENFENNDNRILNGTVEQSNVNRVSTMVELIDAHRRFDQSQRAIKTIDELNAGLIEKIGGNTR; this comes from the coding sequence ATGAACCAAGGTGTTTATCCACTAACAGCCTCAATGGTAAATCAAATAAATAGACTTGATCAAATAAGTAATAACCTTGCTAATGCAGATACTTTTGGTTTTAAGCAAGAGGGAACTTCTGAAACTACATTTAATTGGTATTTACAAAGAATGCAAGAGGAACAACAAAACCCACTTGTAGAGTCAATTACAATAAATAATATTCCAAAAATTGATACAAGATATACAGACCCTTTAATGGGACCTATGAAAATGACTGGTAATCCTCTTGATTTTGCTTTAAATGCACCAGATAGTTTTTTTAAAATTCAAAATGAAAATGGTGATATAGTATATACAAGAGATGGATCATTTAAAAATTTAGATGGGTTTTTAGTAGATGGAAATGGAAATAATGTTTTGAATGCAGACAATGAAGCTATAGTTGTGGAAGATGGCTTTGAGTTGCAAATTGGAGTTGCTAAAACATCTTTTAAAAATCTTGAAAAAATAGGAGATAATACTTACAAAGCTTTAGCTCTAGATGATGTTGAAAATTTTGAAAACAATGATAATAGGATTTTAAATGGAACGGTTGAGCAATCAAATGTAAATAGAGTAAGTACTATGGTTGAGCTAATAGATGCTCATAGAAGATTTGATCAATCTCAAAGAGCAATTAAAACAATAGATGAATTAAACGCTGGTTTAATAGAGAAAATTGGAGGAAATACTAGATAA
- a CDS encoding KH domain-containing protein yields the protein MIINFIENYAKLVVAVPEDIVVTKEQIDENFVEITISVNSVDIGKLIGKNGNMINALKTIANGCKAKDGISYKIQVVTK from the coding sequence ATGATAATAAATTTTATAGAAAACTATGCAAAACTAGTTGTTGCAGTTCCAGAGGATATTGTTGTAACAAAAGAGCAAATTGATGAAAATTTCGTTGAAATTACAATAAGCGTAAATAGTGTTGATATAGGAAAACTTATTGGAAAAAATGGAAATATGATAAATGCTCTAAAAACAATTGCAAATGGTTGTAAAGCAAAAGATGGAATATCTTATAAAATACAAGTAGTTACAAAATAG
- the rpsP gene encoding 30S ribosomal protein S16, with protein sequence MTVIRLTRMGRNKKPFYRIVVTDSRKRRDSGWIESIGYFNPVVEPQVLKIDEERYNYWLSVGAKPSEKVKKLASR encoded by the coding sequence ATGACAGTGATTAGATTAACAAGAATGGGAAGAAATAAAAAACCATTTTATAGAATAGTTGTAACAGACTCAAGAAAAAGAAGAGATTCAGGTTGGATTGAATCAATTGGTTACTTCAATCCAGTTGTAGAGCCTCAAGTTCTTAAAATTGATGAAGAGAGATATAACTATTGGTTAAGTGTTGGTGCGAAACCATCTGAAAAAGTTAAAAAATTAGCTTCAAGATAA
- a CDS encoding glutaredoxin family protein has translation MKPIALFTLPNCKWCQEAINYLKSRKLKFNQIDLTKNKKALYDCQKRCKGAPVFLVGDVWICGFDKEKLNKELGIK, from the coding sequence TTGAAGCCAATTGCACTATTTACTTTACCAAACTGTAAATGGTGCCAAGAGGCTATTAACTACTTAAAAAGTCGAAAACTGAAATTTAATCAAATTGACTTAACAAAAAATAAAAAAGCCTTATATGATTGTCAAAAAAGATGTAAAGGTGCTCCAGTTTTTTTAGTTGGAGATGTTTGGATATGCGGTTTTGACAAAGAGAAATTAAATAAAGAGTTAGGAATAAAATAA
- the purE gene encoding 5-(carboxyamino)imidazole ribonucleotide mutase → MKFVSIIMGSKSDYEIMKNCADTFEQFKVKYELIISSAHRSPERTKEYVKEAEEKGAIAFIAAAGMAAHLAGALAATTTKPIIGVPMKGGAMDGMDAMLSTVQMPAGMPVATVALGKAGAINAAYLAMQILAISDKDLAIKLKEDRIVKAKAVETDSKDIEVIL, encoded by the coding sequence ATGAAATTTGTATCAATCATTATGGGTAGTAAGTCAGATTATGAAATTATGAAAAACTGTGCAGATACTTTTGAACAGTTCAAAGTAAAATATGAGTTAATTATCTCTTCTGCTCATAGAAGTCCTGAAAGAACAAAAGAGTATGTAAAAGAAGCTGAGGAAAAAGGTGCGATTGCATTTATTGCAGCAGCTGGAATGGCAGCACACCTTGCTGGAGCTTTGGCAGCTACTACAACAAAACCAATTATTGGAGTTCCTATGAAAGGTGGTGCAATGGATGGTATGGATGCTATGCTTTCAACTGTTCAAATGCCAGCTGGTATGCCAGTTGCTACTGTTGCTTTAGGAAAAGCAGGTGCAATTAATGCTGCTTATTTAGCAATGCAAATTTTAGCAATTAGTGATAAAGATTTAGCAATAAAACTAAAAGAAGACAGAATTGTAAAAGCAAAAGCTGTTGAGACTGATTCAAAAGATATTGAAGTGATTTTATAA
- a CDS encoding zinc ribbon domain-containing protein produces MNKYLQDLIALSKFDTSISQFDPKIENQKAKLAVFVETAEALKVSINSVYLEIDELKSKRTKNNIHLAELKTKLDQIAKKNKEVTNEKELKALQLEEEIAKEQVSFANEEIERFDKLTVAKEEKLKELQEKLKTEEEDIKEIRISVDNEIEAINKERNVIYDKRNELLDQFDKKILTFYEKIKRWAKDTAVVPVKQQACYGCFIKINDKTYAEVLKGEEIVNCLHCGRILYKGEEETDVTEA; encoded by the coding sequence TTGAATAAATATTTACAAGATTTAATTGCTTTGTCAAAATTTGATACAAGTATTAGTCAATTTGACCCAAAAATTGAAAATCAAAAAGCAAAATTAGCCGTTTTTGTAGAAACAGCAGAGGCACTAAAAGTTTCTATAAATAGTGTTTATTTAGAGATTGATGAGTTAAAATCTAAACGAACAAAAAATAATATTCATTTAGCAGAACTAAAAACAAAACTAGATCAAATCGCTAAAAAGAATAAAGAAGTAACAAATGAAAAAGAGTTAAAAGCTCTTCAGTTAGAAGAAGAGATTGCAAAAGAACAAGTAAGCTTTGCAAATGAAGAGATAGAAAGATTTGATAAATTAACAGTTGCAAAAGAAGAGAAACTAAAAGAACTCCAAGAAAAACTAAAAACTGAAGAAGAAGATATTAAAGAAATTAGAATTTCTGTTGATAATGAAATTGAAGCAATCAACAAAGAAAGAAATGTAATTTATGACAAAAGAAATGAACTTTTGGATCAATTCGATAAAAAAATATTAACTTTCTACGAAAAAATTAAAAGATGGGCAAAAGATACAGCAGTAGTTCCTGTAAAACAACAAGCTTGTTATGGTTGTTTTATTAAGATAAATGACAAAACTTATGCTGAAGTTTTAAAAGGTGAAGAGATTGTAAATTGCCTTCATTGTGGAAGAATTCTTTATAAAGGTGAAGAAGAAACAGATGTAACAGAGGCTTAA
- the glyQ gene encoding glycine--tRNA ligase subunit alpha, with product MLTFSQMLLKLQEFWANEGCNIVQPYDIAAGAGTFHPATLLRSLDSTPWSVAYVAPSRRPTDGRYGENPNRLGAYYQFQVLIKPSLENIQDLYLKSLEYLGLDLSKHDVRFVEDNWESPTLGAWGLGWEVWLDGMEVTQFTYFQQVGGLSCDPVAVEITYGTERLAMYLQGVDSVFDIVWNKNKHGITTYADVHKEGEYQFSKYNFEVANTTKLFRDFEEAFNECKACLEAQLPLPAYDQCMIASHAFNTLDARKAISVTERQNYILKVRELAQACAVMYKEQENQRLKRVGRA from the coding sequence ATGCTTACTTTTTCACAAATGTTATTAAAACTTCAAGAGTTTTGGGCAAATGAAGGTTGCAATATTGTTCAGCCTTATGATATTGCAGCTGGTGCTGGAACTTTTCATCCAGCAACACTTTTAAGAAGCTTAGACTCAACTCCTTGGAGTGTTGCTTATGTAGCACCTAGCAGGCGTCCAACAGATGGAAGATATGGAGAAAATCCGAATAGATTAGGTGCATACTATCAGTTTCAAGTTTTAATAAAACCAAGTTTAGAGAATATTCAAGATTTATATTTAAAATCGTTAGAATATTTAGGGCTTGATTTAAGTAAACATGATGTTAGATTTGTAGAAGATAACTGGGAATCACCAACTTTAGGAGCTTGGGGACTTGGGTGGGAAGTTTGGCTTGATGGTATGGAAGTTACACAATTTACATATTTTCAACAAGTTGGAGGACTTTCATGTGATCCTGTTGCTGTTGAAATTACTTATGGTACAGAAAGACTTGCTATGTATCTTCAGGGTGTTGATTCTGTTTTTGATATTGTTTGGAATAAAAATAAACATGGCATTACAACTTATGCAGATGTTCACAAAGAAGGTGAATATCAATTTTCAAAATATAATTTTGAAGTAGCAAATACAACAAAACTATTTAGAGATTTTGAAGAGGCGTTTAATGAGTGTAAGGCTTGTTTGGAAGCGCAACTTCCGCTTCCTGCTTATGATCAATGTATGATAGCAAGCCATGCATTTAATACTTTAGATGCACGAAAAGCAATAAGTGTTACAGAAAGACAAAATTATATTTTAAAAGTTAGAGAGCTTGCACAAGCATGCGCAGTTATGTATAAAGAGCAAGAGAATCAGAGACTAAAAAGAGTTGGAAGAGCATAA
- the ffh gene encoding signal recognition particle protein codes for MFDSITGSLKGIIGKIRHQDDVASLNRATLELKKAFLKADVHHKTTKDLLNSIEIETKKLGIGQDNFIKVLKQELEKTLTANGNQGFVFSSTPPTVVLMTGLQGSGKTTTTGKLANYLKVRNKKVLVVACDLQRLAAVEQLKQIAASIEVDIYFDDTEKNPVKIAKSAIEKAKKEHYDVVLLDTAGRLAIDEELMNELKEIKNAVNPNEIFYVADSLTGHDATKTAITFKEKIGIDGVILSKYDGDTKGGVALSIASQVEVPLRFIGIGEKMPDLEVFIPDRIVSRLLGLGDIAGLAEKTSTIFDEKKAKEVSKKIKKGEFNFNDFLEQLQMMSKLGSLKSIIGMIPGLSSAMPALKDMDFENSVEIKRIKALIGSMTPKERENPDLLNPSRKKRISTGAGLGEVQVNKILKQFKSASKMAKQLSSKGGMKGLHNMLSQVGANGMPKIPR; via the coding sequence TTGTTTGATTCAATAACAGGTTCGTTAAAAGGAATAATAGGGAAGATTAGACATCAAGACGATGTTGCATCATTAAATCGTGCTACACTTGAGTTAAAAAAAGCTTTCTTAAAAGCTGATGTTCATCATAAAACTACAAAAGATTTATTAAATTCTATTGAAATCGAGACAAAAAAATTAGGAATTGGACAAGATAACTTCATAAAAGTATTAAAGCAAGAACTTGAAAAAACTCTAACAGCAAATGGAAATCAAGGTTTCGTATTCTCTTCAACTCCTCCAACTGTTGTTTTAATGACTGGTCTTCAAGGAAGTGGAAAAACAACAACAACAGGAAAACTTGCAAATTATCTTAAAGTAAGAAATAAAAAAGTTTTAGTTGTTGCTTGTGATTTACAAAGACTTGCAGCAGTTGAGCAACTAAAACAAATTGCTGCTTCAATAGAAGTTGATATATATTTTGATGATACAGAAAAAAATCCTGTAAAAATTGCAAAAAGTGCTATTGAAAAAGCAAAAAAAGAGCATTATGATGTTGTTTTATTGGATACTGCTGGAAGACTTGCTATTGACGAAGAGCTTATGAATGAGCTAAAAGAGATTAAGAATGCAGTAAATCCAAATGAAATTTTTTATGTTGCAGATTCATTAACAGGACACGATGCAACTAAAACAGCTATTACATTTAAAGAGAAAATTGGAATAGATGGGGTTATTTTATCAAAATATGATGGTGATACAAAAGGTGGAGTTGCTTTAAGTATTGCAAGTCAAGTTGAAGTTCCTTTGAGATTTATTGGTATTGGTGAAAAAATGCCAGATTTGGAAGTTTTTATTCCAGATAGAATAGTTTCAAGACTTTTAGGACTTGGTGATATTGCTGGGCTTGCTGAAAAAACATCAACAATTTTTGATGAGAAAAAAGCAAAAGAAGTTAGTAAAAAAATCAAAAAAGGTGAATTCAACTTTAATGACTTTTTAGAGCAGCTACAAATGATGAGTAAGTTAGGTAGTTTAAAGTCAATTATTGGAATGATTCCTGGATTAAGTAGTGCTATGCCTGCTTTAAAAGATATGGATTTTGAAAATTCTGTAGAGATAAAAAGAATTAAAGCTTTAATTGGTTCTATGACTCCAAAAGAGAGAGAAAATCCAGATTTACTAAATCCTAGTAGAAAAAAAAGAATTTCTACTGGAGCGGGGCTTGGTGAAGTTCAAGTAAATAAGATTTTAAAACAGTTTAAAAGTGCATCAAAGATGGCAAAACAGCTTTCAAGTAAAGGTGGAATGAAAGGTTTACATAACATGCTTTCTCAAGTAGGAGCAAATGGAATGCCAAAAATTCCAAGATAA
- a CDS encoding Nif3-like dinuclear metal center hexameric protein: MKIRDIYEFLNTISPFELQEKWDNSGLLVGNFEDEFETLYLSMDLDLDLVETLKPNSLVITHHPLIFSGLKRLNYDTYSSKILKELIKKDISLISMHTNIDKTHLNRFVVEKILDFKIENQNEFIATCNIDMSFSELLKHLSKKLNLKNIKFVKTKDNIKTLAICTGSAMSLIDEVKADCFITGDIKYHDAMEAKARGLSLIDIRHYESENHFNILLEELLEVYLKKNKLKAIITASKNPFEFF; the protein is encoded by the coding sequence GTGAAAATAAGAGATATTTATGAATTTTTAAACACAATTAGCCCTTTTGAACTTCAAGAAAAATGGGATAATTCAGGACTTCTTGTAGGAAACTTTGAAGATGAGTTTGAAACTTTATATCTTAGTATGGATTTGGATTTAGATTTAGTAGAAACTTTAAAGCCAAACTCTTTGGTTATAACTCACCATCCACTTATTTTTAGTGGTTTAAAAAGATTAAATTATGATACATACTCTTCAAAAATATTAAAAGAGCTTATAAAAAAAGATATATCACTTATTTCTATGCATACGAATATAGATAAAACACACTTAAATAGGTTTGTGGTTGAGAAGATTTTAGATTTTAAAATTGAAAATCAAAATGAGTTTATTGCAACTTGCAATATAGATATGAGTTTTAGTGAGCTTCTAAAACATTTAAGCAAAAAGTTAAATTTAAAAAATATAAAATTTGTAAAAACAAAAGATAATATTAAAACATTGGCTATTTGTACAGGTTCAGCTATGAGTTTGATAGATGAGGTAAAAGCAGATTGCTTTATAACAGGTGATATAAAATATCATGATGCTATGGAAGCAAAAGCTAGAGGATTGTCTTTAATTGATATAAGACACTATGAGAGTGAAAATCATTTTAATATACTTTTGGAAGAACTTCTAGAAGTATATTTGAAAAAAAATAAATTAAAAGCTATAATAACAGCTTCAAAAAATCCATTTGAGTTTTTTTAA
- the flgB gene encoding flagellar basal body rod protein FlgB has translation MHASEVSGKLFEQLNFRGERQKVISSNIANVNTPEYKTKDLVFSEELKEQNILKLKRTTTNHMQNLDYRGSSNPRLIQVPNLIEQNDGNNVNLDSQMSEQSKNKVLFDAIQSSIKKDSRLFRSVIDASGKS, from the coding sequence ATGCATGCAAGTGAAGTATCAGGAAAACTTTTTGAACAACTAAATTTTAGAGGTGAAAGACAAAAAGTAATATCTAGTAATATTGCAAATGTTAACACTCCAGAGTATAAAACGAAAGATTTAGTATTTTCAGAAGAGTTAAAAGAGCAAAATATTTTAAAATTAAAAAGAACAACAACTAACCATATGCAAAATCTTGATTATAGAGGTTCTAGCAATCCAAGATTGATTCAAGTTCCAAATTTAATAGAACAAAATGATGGAAATAATGTAAACTTAGATAGTCAAATGAGTGAGCAATCAAAAAATAAAGTTCTTTTTGATGCAATACAATCATCTATAAAAAAAGATTCAAGGCTTTTTAGATCAGTGATTGATGCTTCAGGTAAAAGTTAA
- a CDS encoding pseudouridine synthase family protein has protein sequence MAVGYDKAYKLLAIQERISNAKAKDLIDRGLVKVGDKKVMIARGEIKEDTKFSVKELAKTKVIFEDDDILVVDKPAFLTADEIAKTFKNAILLNRLDKETSGVMMFAKNEEFQKKAIKEFAQNRVYKEYVAIVEGKVIEEIVIDKPILTTKDRGVAKSKVDKNGKSAKTTVYPLLVEGNKSKIKLVIESGRTHQIRVHLNFVGLPIIGDAIYGRTASNVNRVLLHSKITKIFDYTFEAREPKEFKVYDFS, from the coding sequence ATGGCAGTAGGATATGATAAAGCATATAAGCTTCTAGCAATTCAAGAAAGAATATCAAATGCAAAAGCAAAAGATTTAATTGATAGAGGTTTGGTAAAAGTTGGTGATAAAAAAGTAATGATTGCTAGAGGTGAGATAAAAGAAGACACAAAATTTAGTGTAAAAGAACTAGCAAAAACAAAAGTTATTTTTGAAGATGATGATATTTTGGTAGTTGACAAACCAGCATTTTTAACAGCAGATGAAATTGCAAAAACTTTTAAAAATGCAATACTTCTAAATAGACTTGATAAAGAGACAAGTGGTGTTATGATGTTTGCAAAAAACGAAGAGTTTCAAAAAAAAGCTATAAAAGAGTTTGCACAAAATAGAGTATATAAAGAGTATGTGGCTATTGTTGAAGGAAAAGTTATAGAAGAGATTGTAATAGATAAACCAATTTTAACAACAAAAGATAGAGGAGTTGCTAAATCAAAAGTTGATAAAAATGGAAAAAGTGCAAAAACAACGGTTTATCCACTTTTAGTAGAAGGAAATAAGTCAAAGATAAAACTGGTAATTGAAAGTGGAAGAACTCATCAAATTAGAGTTCACTTAAATTTTGTTGGATTACCAATTATTGGAGATGCAATATATGGAAGAACAGCTTCAAATGTAAATAGAGTTTTACTTCATTCAAAAATTACAAAAATCTTTGATTACACTTTTGAGGCACGCGAGCCAAAAGAGTTTAAAGTGTATGATTTTAGCTAA
- the rimM gene encoding ribosome maturation factor RimM (Essential for efficient processing of 16S rRNA): protein MNKVYVAKLGKAVGLQGHLRLFIDSDFPMQFKKGAVFTTNRNLTLTILEYNPNKELVLFENYLDVDLARKLTNSELFTTQEATKEFCVLKENEFFWFDLISCEIFENDLLLGKVKDIHRYPLNDYLEVQTSSELVSKELPKVFLIPHIFDKFIEKIDIENKKIFVKNAFDILENS, encoded by the coding sequence ATGAATAAAGTTTATGTTGCAAAATTAGGAAAAGCAGTTGGTTTACAAGGTCATTTAAGGCTTTTTATAGACTCTGACTTTCCTATGCAGTTTAAAAAAGGTGCTGTTTTTACAACAAATAGAAATTTGACTTTGACAATTTTGGAGTATAATCCAAATAAAGAGCTAGTTTTATTCGAAAACTATTTAGATGTAGATTTAGCAAGAAAACTTACAAATAGTGAACTATTTACTACTCAAGAAGCTACTAAAGAGTTTTGTGTATTAAAAGAAAATGAATTTTTTTGGTTTGACTTAATCTCTTGTGAGATTTTTGAAAATGATTTACTTTTAGGAAAAGTAAAAGATATTCATAGATACCCATTAAATGACTATTTAGAAGTTCAAACTTCTAGTGAACTTGTATCAAAAGAACTTCCAAAAGTATTCTTAATACCGCATATTTTTGATAAATTTATAGAAAAAATAGATATAGAAAACAAAAAAATATTTGTAAAAAATGCTTTTGATATTTTAGAAAATTCTTAG
- the waaA gene encoding lipid IV(A) 3-deoxy-D-manno-octulosonic acid transferase: MSLFTLFYNFILLVVYIVLIPYLFYKSKSKKYKLAIPAKFFLKNNPKFEKSGVWFHSCSMGEVRAIKPLIKEFEEESNITVITNTGFDEAKAICKNVRFLPFEIFLPFWIIRQKVLVVMEAELWYMLFLIAKKKGAKTLLINARISDKSYKSYLRFRFFYKKIFKNIDKVFAQSEIDKQRLQELGASNVEVIGNIKLAQLPQKKALFEKQNITTIVAASTHEGEEELVLNAYNKEFGKLIIVPRHPERFLKVEELIKNYVKDKNISFHKFSNKEDFHSDIVLVDIMGILNDIYEISDITILGGAFAKIGGHNPIEPAFFGNVIISGKNIFNQKSLFECIKNYYLIENSELKEYLEKANTLLKPELTKEGSFEPIIKEIKKWQ; encoded by the coding sequence TTGAGCCTTTTTACGCTTTTTTATAATTTTATTTTACTTGTAGTTTATATTGTTTTAATTCCATATTTATTCTACAAGTCAAAAAGTAAAAAATATAAACTTGCAATTCCTGCAAAATTTTTCTTAAAAAACAATCCAAAATTTGAAAAATCTGGTGTTTGGTTTCACTCTTGTTCTATGGGTGAAGTAAGAGCTATAAAACCTCTTATAAAAGAGTTTGAAGAGGAATCAAACATTACGGTTATTACAAATACTGGATTTGATGAAGCAAAAGCTATTTGTAAAAATGTTAGATTTTTACCTTTTGAGATTTTTTTGCCTTTTTGGATAATAAGACAAAAAGTTTTAGTAGTTATGGAAGCAGAACTTTGGTATATGCTTTTTTTAATTGCCAAAAAAAAAGGTGCAAAAACTTTACTTATAAATGCTAGAATTTCTGATAAATCATATAAATCTTATCTTAGGTTTAGATTTTTTTATAAAAAAATTTTTAAAAATATAGATAAAGTTTTTGCACAAAGCGAAATTGATAAACAAAGATTACAAGAGCTTGGAGCTTCAAATGTTGAAGTAATTGGAAATATAAAACTAGCACAGCTTCCTCAAAAGAAAGCTTTGTTTGAAAAACAAAATATTACAACAATAGTTGCAGCAAGTACGCATGAAGGTGAAGAAGAGCTTGTTTTAAATGCTTATAATAAAGAGTTTGGAAAACTTATTATTGTTCCTAGGCATCCTGAGAGATTTTTAAAAGTTGAAGAATTAATTAAAAATTATGTGAAAGATAAGAATATTAGTTTTCATAAATTTAGTAATAAAGAGGATTTTCATAGTGATATAGTTTTAGTAGATATCATGGGAATTTTAAATGATATTTACGAAATAAGTGATATTACAATTTTAGGTGGAGCATTTGCCAAAATTGGAGGACATAATCCTATTGAGCCTGCTTTTTTTGGAAATGTGATTATTAGTGGAAAAAATATTTTTAATCAAAAATCACTTTTTGAGTGTATAAAAAACTATTATTTAATAGAAAACAGTGAGTTAAAAGAGTATTTAGAAAAAGCAAATACTCTTTTAAAACCAGAATTAACAAAAGAAGGTTCATTTGAACCTATAATAAAGGAGATAAAAAAATGGCAGTAG